A DNA window from Choloepus didactylus isolate mChoDid1 chromosome 9, mChoDid1.pri, whole genome shotgun sequence contains the following coding sequences:
- the KCNJ3 gene encoding G protein-activated inward rectifier potassium channel 1 isoform X2 has translation MSALRRKFGDDYQVVTTSSSGSGLQPQGPGQGPQQLVPKKKRQRFVDKNGRCNVQHGNLGSETSRYLSDLFTTLVDLKWRWNLFIFILTYTVAWLFMASMWWVIAYTRGDLNKAHVGNYTPCVANVYNFPSAFLFFIETEATIGYGYRYITDKCPEGIILFLFQSILGSIVDAFLIGCMFIKMSQPKKRAETLMFSEHAVISMRDGKLTLMFRVGNLRNSHMVSAQIRCKLLKG, from the coding sequence ATGTCTGCACTTCGAAGGAAATTTGGGGACGATTACCAGGTAGTGACTACTTCGTCCAGCGGCTCGGGCTTGCAGCCCCAGGGGCCGGGCCAGGGCCCTCAGCAGCTTGTGCCCAAGAAGAAGCGGCAGCGGTTCGTGGACAAGAACGGCCGGTGCAATGTACAGCACGGCAACCTGGGCAGCGAGACGAGCCGCTACCTCTCGGACCTCTTCACTACCCTGGTGGACCTCAAGTGGCGCTGGAATCTCTTCATCTTCATCCTTACCTACACTGTGGCCTGGCTCTTCATGGCGTCCATGTGGTGGGTGATCGCATACACCCGGGGCGATCTGAACAAAGCCCACGTCGGCAACTACACACCCTGCGTGGCCAATGTCTACAACTTCCCCTCCGCCTTCCTCTTCTTCATCGAGACTGAAGCCACCATCGGGTATGGTTACCGCTACATCACCGACAAGTGCCCCGAGGGCatcattctcttcctcttccagtCCATCCTGGGTTCCATCGTGGACGCCTTCCTCATCGGCTGCATGTTCATCAAGATGTCCCAGCCCAAGAAGCGCGCGGAGACCCTCATGTTCAGCGAGCATGCGGTAATCTCCATGCGGGACGGCAAACTCACGCTCATGTTCCGCGTGGGCAACCTGCGCAACAGCCACATGGTCTCCGCGCAAATCCGCTGCAAGCTGCTCAAA